One Felis catus isolate Fca126 chromosome D3, F.catus_Fca126_mat1.0, whole genome shotgun sequence DNA segment encodes these proteins:
- the SUSD2 gene encoding sushi domain-containing protein 2 produces MKLPLPLWALLLLLLATVPGPGPGPAAGAKGTCSHRCGDRDGLCSCHPTCSGLNTCCSDFRDFCLEISPYSGSMMGGKDFVVQHLNWFNPTDGVICRFKESIQTLGRVDSSGHVHCVSPLLYETGRIPFTLSMDNGRSFPRSGTWLAVHPSKVSETEKSQLVNETQWQYYGTADTTGNLTLTWQASALPTETVTIELWGYEETGKPYSGEWTAKWSYLYPLVTNIPNSGFFTFTPKPAPQKYQRWEVGALRIINSKYYAGEKDVHALWSNEHALAWHLGDDFQEDPVAWARSQCLAWEELEDQLPNFLEELPDCPCTLAQAQADSGRFHTDYGCDIERGSVCTYHPGAVHCVRSVQASPRYASGQQCCYTAAGTQLLTADSTGGSTPDRGHDWGAPPFRTPPRVPGLSHWLYDVISFYHCCLWAPDCSRYMRRRPSSDCRSYRPPRLASAFGDPHFITFDGANFTFNGRGEYVLLEATLTNLRVQGRAEPGTTPEGTRDRGTGLTAVAVQEGNSDVVEVRLAGRAGVLQVLLNQEVLSFTEQSWMDLNGMFLSAAAGDSVSIMLSSGAGLEVSVQGPFLSVAVLLPEKFLTHTRGLLGTLNDDPTDDFTLRNGKVLPLSSSSRELFRFGADWAVENASSLLTYDSWFLVNNFLYQPKHDHTFQPLFPEEATPNPSQATEAAELCGDNHFCRFDVMATGSLSVGNATRMAHQWHQHRVQSLKPVRSCGWLAPPPNGLKEGISYLMGSTVHFHCNSGYSLVGAEASTCQADGTWSRPTPVCQPGRSYAVLLSIIFGGLAVVALVALVYVLLRRRKSNMASWGSQP; encoded by the exons ATGAAGCTGCCCCTCCCGCTCTgggccctgctgctgctgctgctggcgaCAGTCCCAGGCCCAGGCCCCGGGCCTGCAGCAG gtGCCAAGGGGACCTGCTCCCACCGCTGTGGAGACCGGGATGGGCTCTGCTCCTGCCACCCGACCTGCTCCGGCCTGAACACCTGCTGCTCGGACTTTCGGGACTTCTGCCTGGAAATCTCACCCTACTCAGGCTCTATGATGGGTGGCAAGGACTTTGTAGTGCAGCACCTCAACTGGTTTAACCCCACTGATGGTGTGATCTGCAG GTTTAAAGAGAGCATCCAGACCCTCGGGCGCGTGGACTCCTCTGGACATGTGCACTGTGTGTCACCCTTGCTGTATGAGACGGGCCGTATCCCCTTCACACTCTCGATGGACAATGGTCGCTCCTTCCCGCGttcgggcacctggctggccg tgCACCCCAGCAAAGTGTCGGAGACAGAGAAGAGCCAGCTGGTGAATGAGACGCAATGGCAATACTATGGCACTGCCGACACCACAGGGAACCTCACCCTGACCTGGCAAGCCTCGGCTCTGCCCACGGAGACTGTCACCATCGAGCTGTGGGGTTATGAGGAGACAG GGAAGCCATATTCAGGGGAGTGGACAGCAAAGTGGTCATACCTGTACCCTTTGGTCACAAACATCCCCAACTCCGGCTTCTTCACCTTCACTCCAAAACCCGCACCTCAAAAATACCAGAGATGGGAAGTGGGTGCACTTCGGATCATCAACAGCAAATACTACGCGGGGGAGAA GGATGTGCACGCACTCTGGAGCAACGAGCACGCGCTGGCCTGGCACCTGGGTGACGACTTCCAGGAGGACCCTGTGGCCTGGGCCCGCTCCCAGTGCCTGGCCTGGGAAGAGCTGGAGGACCAACTGCCCAACTTCCTGGAGGAACTGCCTGACTGCCCCTGCACGCTGGCTCAGGCCCAGGCTGACTCTGGCCGCTTCCAT ACAGACTACGGCTGTGACATTGAGCGTGGCAGCGTGTGTACCTACCATCCGGGTGCCGTGCACTGTGTGCGCTCCGTTCAAGCCAG cccccggtaCGCCTCTGGCCAGCAGTGCTGCTACACGGCGGCAGGCACACAGCTCCTGACGGCTGACTCAACTGGTGGCAGCACCCCGGACCGTGGCCACGACTGGGGCGCGCCCCCATTCCGCACACCACCCCGTGTGCCTGGTCTCTCCCATTGGCTCTACGATGTCATCAGCTTCTACCACTGCTGTCTGTGGGCACCCGACTGCTCCCGATACATGCGGCGACGGCCCTCCAGTGACTGTCGAAGCTACCGGCCACCACGCCTAG cctctgccttcGGGGACCCACACTTCATCACTTTCGATGGTGCCAACTTCACGTTCAATGGGCGTGGCGAGTACGTGCTGCTGGAGGCGACGCTGACCAACCTAAGGGTGCAGGGGCGGGCCGAGCCCGGGACAACGCCTGAGG GCACGCGGGACCGAGGCACAGGGCTGACGGCCGTGGCTGTCCAGGAGGGCAACTCGGACGTGGTAGAGGTCCGGCTGGCTGGCAGGGCAGGGGTCCTACAAGTGCTGCTGAACCAGGAGGTGCTCAGCTTCACCGAGCAGAGCTGGATGGACCTGAATG GTATGTTCCTGTCGGCAGCTGCCGGGGACAGCGTATCCATCATGCTGTCATCGGGGGCTGGCCTGGAGGTCAGTGTCCAGGGTCCATTCCTGAGTGTGGCTGTCCTCCTGCCCGAAAAGTTCCTCACCCACACACGAGGCCTCCTCGGCACACTCAATGATGACCCCACGGATGACTTCACCCTGCGCAATGGGAAGGTCTTGCCCCTCAGCTCCAGTTCCCGAGAGCTGTTCCGCTTTGGGGCCGACT GGGCCGTGGAGAacgcctcctccctgctcacctaTGACTCCTGGTTCCTGGTTAACAACTTCCTGTACCAGCCCAAGCATGACCACACCTTTCAGCCCCTGTTCCCCGAGGAggccacccccaaccccagccagGCGACTGAGGCTGCTGAATTGTGTGGGGACAACCATTTCTGCAGATTTGATGTAATGGCCACTGGGAGCCTGAGTGTGGGCAATGCCACACGGATGGCCCATCAGTGGCACCAGCATCGTGTgcaaagcctgaagcctg TGAGATCCTGTGGCTGGCTAGCTCCGCCCCCCAACGGGCTCAAGGAAGGTATCAGCTACCTGATGGGCTCCACTGTCCACTTCCACTGCAATAGCGGCTACAGCCTGGTTGGGGCAGAGGCCAGCACCTGCCAAGCTGATGGCACCTGGTCCAGGCCCACCCCAGTGTGCCAGCCAG GACGGAGCTACGCGGTGCTGCTGAGCATCATCTTTGGAGGCCTGGCAGTGGTGGCTCTGGTTGCACTCGTCTACGTGCTGCTGCGCCGCAGGAAGAGCAACAT GGCCAGCTGGGGTTCACAGCCCTGA